One region of Actinomycetota bacterium genomic DNA includes:
- a CDS encoding SDR family oxidoreductase, with translation MTDPLDMAGHAVIVTGGCRGIGRGITLRFLEHGADVVICCRHEPEALPLAGGRVAVFVAADVREPDDIDRVVTTTTERFGRLDVVVNNAGGSPAADAATASPRFSTAIITLNLIAPLNVSQRANAVMQEQNGGGSIINIASVSGLRPSPGTAAYGAAKAGLIGLTQTLAVEWAPKVRVNCVSAGLIRTEQSHLHYGDEEGIAAVGATVPLGRMGEPDDIADACLFLASPLARYISGGNLVVHGGGERPAYLGAASV, from the coding sequence ATGACGGACCCGCTCGACATGGCCGGCCACGCGGTCATCGTCACCGGTGGTTGCCGGGGCATCGGACGCGGGATCACCCTCCGCTTCCTCGAGCACGGAGCCGACGTCGTGATCTGTTGCCGCCACGAGCCCGAGGCGCTGCCGCTTGCGGGCGGACGCGTCGCGGTGTTCGTCGCCGCCGACGTGCGCGAGCCCGACGACATCGACCGCGTCGTCACCACCACCACCGAGCGCTTCGGACGACTCGACGTCGTCGTCAACAACGCCGGCGGGTCGCCCGCCGCCGACGCCGCGACCGCGTCCCCGCGCTTCTCGACCGCGATCATCACGCTCAACCTCATCGCCCCGCTCAACGTGAGCCAGCGCGCCAACGCGGTCATGCAGGAGCAAAACGGCGGAGGGAGCATCATCAACATCGCGAGCGTCAGCGGCCTGCGGCCCAGCCCCGGTACCGCGGCCTACGGCGCAGCCAAGGCCGGACTCATCGGCCTCACCCAGACGCTCGCGGTCGAGTGGGCACCGAAGGTGCGCGTGAACTGCGTGAGCGCCGGGCTCATCCGCACGGAGCAGTCGCACCTCCACTACGGCGACGAAGAGGGCATCGCCGCGGTCGGTGCCACGGTGCCGCTCGGGCGCATGGGCGAGCCCGACGACATCGCCGACGCGTGCCTGTTCCTCGCCTCACCCCTCGCCCGCTACATCAGCGGCGGGAACCTCGTGGTGCACGGGGGCGGCGAGCGCCCGGCCTACCTCGGCGCGGCGTCGGTCTGA
- a CDS encoding enoyl-CoA hydratase (Catalyzes the reversible hydration of unsaturated fatty acyl-CoA to beta-hydroxyacyl-CoA) gives MALAHTVTDGIAEVVMDNPPVNALTVAGWFELADLVRALGADPAVRVVILTAEGRGFNAGVDIKEMQAAEGYTALVGANRGCYAAFAAVYECEVPVIAAVHG, from the coding sequence ATGGCTCTAGCGCACACGGTCACCGACGGCATCGCCGAGGTGGTGATGGACAACCCGCCTGTCAACGCGTTGACAGTGGCCGGGTGGTTCGAGTTGGCCGACCTCGTGCGCGCGTTGGGCGCCGACCCCGCGGTGCGGGTCGTGATCCTGACCGCAGAAGGACGTGGCTTCAACGCCGGCGTCGACATCAAGGAGATGCAGGCGGCCGAGGGGTACACCGCGCTGGTGGGAGCCAACCGCGGGTGCTACGCCGCCTTCGCGGCGGTCTACGAGTGCGAGGTGCCGGTGATCGCCGCGGTCCACGGCTA
- a CDS encoding ABC transporter ATP-binding protein, with protein sequence MTLAAEATTTDRVSTPLLELRDIRAAYDGINVLRGVDLVVPEATVVAVLGPNGAGKTTTLKVAAGLHPASGGDILVAGRRVNGARPDELARRGLCLIPEGRGIFPNLTVRENLWMMSHCRRQLADIEELTYARFPRLRQRHTQLAGTLSGGEQQMLALARGLATDPAVLMLDELSMGLAPIVVEDLYQLVASVAKEGVSILVVEQFARIVMDVADWAVVMVQGRVTLTGRPRDLEDTLSSAYLGG encoded by the coding sequence ATGACGCTCGCGGCGGAGGCGACAACGACCGATCGGGTCTCGACTCCGCTGCTCGAGCTGCGCGACATCCGGGCCGCCTACGACGGGATCAACGTGCTGCGGGGCGTCGACCTCGTCGTTCCCGAAGCCACCGTCGTTGCCGTGCTGGGCCCGAACGGGGCGGGCAAGACGACGACCCTCAAGGTCGCTGCCGGGCTCCACCCGGCCAGCGGCGGCGACATCCTCGTGGCCGGGCGGCGGGTCAACGGGGCCCGCCCCGACGAGCTGGCGCGCCGGGGTCTGTGCCTCATCCCCGAGGGACGCGGGATCTTTCCGAACCTCACGGTGAGGGAGAACCTCTGGATGATGAGCCACTGCCGGCGGCAGCTCGCCGACATCGAGGAGCTCACCTATGCGCGCTTCCCACGCCTGCGGCAGCGCCACACCCAGCTCGCGGGCACGCTCTCGGGCGGCGAGCAGCAGATGCTGGCGCTGGCCAGAGGCCTGGCCACCGACCCGGCCGTGCTCATGCTCGACGAGCTGTCGATGGGCCTCGCGCCGATCGTCGTCGAGGACCTCTACCAACTCGTCGCGTCCGTCGCCAAGGAAGGCGTGTCGATCCTCGTCGTCGAGCAGTTCGCGAGGATCGTGATGGACGTGGCCGATTGGGCGGTCGTAATGGTGCAGGGGCGCGTCACGTTGACCGGCCGCCCCCGAGACCTCGAGGACACCTTGTCGTCGGCGTACCTGGGAGGATGA